In Bradyrhizobium sp. CCBAU 051011, the following are encoded in one genomic region:
- a CDS encoding ABC transporter ATP-binding protein → MTIVLETRGLEKSFGGLRVTRDLSLKVEQGARHALIGPNGAGKTTVINLLTGVLKPNAGQILLEGNDITNLAVHKRVLRGLSRTFQINQLYADLTPLETIGLAVSERLGRGGDWWRRMGTRNDVNREVAETLGRFHLLDVMNEPTSTLPYGKQRLLEIAVAIATRPRVLLLDEPAAGVPESERHDILAAVAALPRDVTVLLIEHDMDLVFSFADRISVLVNGAMLVEGPPDEVARDPQVKAVYLGEAADV, encoded by the coding sequence ATGACCATCGTGCTGGAAACCAGAGGGCTGGAAAAATCCTTCGGCGGCCTGCGGGTCACCCGTGATCTGTCGTTGAAAGTGGAGCAGGGCGCCCGCCATGCCCTGATCGGGCCGAACGGCGCCGGCAAGACCACCGTCATCAACCTGCTGACCGGCGTGCTCAAGCCCAATGCCGGACAAATCCTGCTCGAGGGCAATGACATCACCAACCTTGCGGTTCACAAGCGGGTGCTGCGCGGGCTGTCGCGCACCTTCCAGATCAACCAGCTCTATGCCGACCTGACCCCGCTCGAAACGATCGGACTCGCTGTCTCCGAACGGCTCGGCCGCGGCGGCGACTGGTGGCGGCGGATGGGCACGCGCAACGACGTCAACCGGGAGGTCGCCGAAACGCTCGGGCGCTTTCATCTGCTCGACGTGATGAACGAGCCCACGTCGACACTGCCTTACGGCAAGCAGCGCCTGCTCGAGATCGCGGTCGCGATCGCGACCAGGCCCCGCGTGTTGCTGCTCGACGAGCCTGCCGCCGGCGTGCCCGAGAGCGAGCGCCATGACATTCTGGCCGCCGTTGCGGCGCTGCCACGTGACGTCACGGTGCTGCTGATCGAGCATGACATGGACCTCGTATTCTCGTTCGCCGACCGCATCTCGGTGCTGGTCAACGGCGCCATGCTGGTGGAGGGTCCGCCGG
- a CDS encoding branched-chain amino acid ABC transporter permease has protein sequence MTAVSDVSSHAIARARWRPAEIVFWVLALSCAFLFPSRYLIMTDILRLALFTLSLDLILGYAGIVSLGHAAFFGVGAYSAGLLALHGIINEPVIALVVAGLVAMVLGFLTSFLVIRGVDLTRLMVTLGIALLLEALAERFSNITGGTDGLQGIEMQPILGMFAFDMFGKTGFFYSLIVLFLLFLLARRIVNSPFGLSLRAIKNNPLRASAIGVPVNRRLIAIYTVAAFYAGIAGALFTQTTALASLDVFAFERSADLMLVLVIGGTGYLYGGLIGAVVFKMLQELFQTITPQYWLFWIGLVLVVMVLIGRERIHRWVLWGPNLVIRQVFGRKAVVAVPESDAP, from the coding sequence ATGACCGCAGTTTCCGACGTCTCTTCCCATGCCATCGCCCGTGCCCGCTGGCGGCCGGCCGAGATCGTATTCTGGGTCCTGGCGCTGTCCTGCGCGTTCCTGTTCCCATCGCGCTATCTGATCATGACCGACATCTTGAGACTGGCGCTGTTCACGCTGTCGCTCGATCTGATCCTCGGTTACGCGGGCATCGTTTCGCTGGGGCATGCGGCCTTCTTCGGCGTTGGCGCCTATTCCGCCGGGCTGTTGGCGCTGCACGGGATCATCAACGAGCCTGTCATCGCGCTGGTGGTGGCAGGGCTGGTCGCCATGGTGCTTGGCTTCCTCACCAGCTTTCTCGTCATCCGCGGCGTCGATCTGACCCGGCTGATGGTGACGCTCGGCATCGCGCTGCTGCTTGAGGCGCTGGCGGAACGCTTTTCCAACATCACCGGCGGCACCGACGGGCTGCAGGGCATCGAGATGCAGCCGATCCTCGGCATGTTTGCGTTCGATATGTTCGGAAAGACCGGCTTCTTCTATTCGCTGATCGTGCTGTTCCTGCTGTTTCTGCTGGCGCGGCGGATCGTGAATTCGCCGTTCGGCCTGTCGCTGCGCGCCATCAAGAACAATCCGTTGCGGGCGTCCGCGATCGGCGTGCCTGTCAACCGCCGCCTGATCGCGATCTATACGGTCGCGGCGTTCTACGCCGGCATCGCCGGGGCGTTGTTCACACAGACCACGGCGCTGGCCTCGCTCGATGTGTTCGCCTTTGAGCGCTCGGCCGATCTGATGCTGGTGCTCGTGATCGGCGGTACCGGATATCTCTACGGCGGGCTGATCGGTGCTGTTGTCTTCAAGATGCTGCAGGAACTGTTTCAGACCATCACGCCACAATACTGGCTGTTCTGGATCGGGCTCGTGCTGGTGGTGATGGTGCTGATCGGCCGCGAGCGCATCCATCGCTGGGTGCTTTGGGGGCCGAATCTCGTCATTCGTCAGGTGTTCGGACGCAAGGCCGTCGTCGCCGTTCCCGAAAGCGATGCGCCATGA
- a CDS encoding branched-chain amino acid ABC transporter permease, with protein MTTLFTILFDGVAYGMLLFVLACGLAVTLGLMNFVNLAHGAFAMAGGYICAVLVNNQGWPFFSALPLAFVSAAAIGVALERTLYRHLYTRSHLDQVLFTIGLTFMSVAAVDYIMGSSRIFIKLPAALEGQFDFFGVGIGRYRLMIIVICGLLTVALQLILAKTRFGSRLRAAVDDPRAASGLGINVPQVFAFTFAFGCGLAGLGGALSAEILGLDPYFPLKFMIYFLIVVTVGGSSSITGPFLASLLLGIGDVAGKYYVPKMGPFVIYTIMIVILIWRPNGLFGRAAAR; from the coding sequence ATGACCACGCTGTTCACCATCCTGTTCGACGGTGTCGCCTACGGCATGCTGCTGTTCGTGCTGGCCTGCGGGCTGGCGGTGACGCTCGGCCTGATGAACTTTGTGAATCTCGCCCATGGCGCCTTCGCCATGGCGGGCGGCTATATCTGCGCGGTGCTGGTCAACAACCAGGGCTGGCCGTTCTTTTCGGCGCTGCCGCTGGCGTTTGTTTCGGCCGCGGCGATCGGCGTGGCGCTGGAGCGCACGCTTTACCGCCATCTCTACACCCGCAGCCATCTCGACCAGGTGCTGTTCACGATCGGGCTGACCTTCATGTCGGTCGCGGCGGTCGACTACATCATGGGATCGTCGCGGATCTTCATCAAGCTGCCGGCGGCGCTCGAAGGGCAGTTCGACTTTTTCGGTGTCGGCATCGGCCGCTACCGGCTGATGATCATCGTGATCTGCGGCCTGCTCACGGTTGCCCTGCAATTGATCCTGGCGAAAACCCGCTTTGGCAGCCGCCTGCGCGCGGCGGTCGACGATCCCCGCGCGGCAAGCGGCCTTGGCATCAACGTTCCGCAGGTCTTCGCCTTCACCTTTGCCTTCGGCTGCGGTCTTGCAGGGCTGGGCGGCGCGCTGAGCGCCGAGATTCTCGGGCTCGATCCGTATTTCCCGCTGAAGTTCATGATCTACTTTTTGATCGTAGTCACCGTCGGCGGATCCTCCAGCATCACCGGGCCATTTCTCGCTTCGCTGTTGCTCGGCATCGGCGACGTCGCCGGTAAATATTACGTGCCGAAGATGGGGCCGTTCGTCATCTACACCATCATGATCGTGATCCTGATCTGGCGCCCGAACGGTCTGTTCGGCCGCGCCGCCGCGCGATGA
- a CDS encoding ABC transporter substrate-binding protein — protein sequence MSIRSQLLLAAGSVAAMLALAPAQAQETVKIGLILPMTGGQASTGKQIDNAVKLYMQQNGDTVAGKKIEVILKDDAAVPDNTKRLAQELIVNDKVNFIAGFGVTPAALAAAPLATQAKIPEIVMAAGTSIITERSPYIVRTSFTLAQSSTIIGDWAAKNGIKKVATLTSDYAPGNDALNFFKQNFTAGGGEIVEEVKVPLQNPDFAPFLQRMKDSKPDAVFVFVPAGQGGNFMKQYAERGLDKSGIKVIGPGDVMDDDLLNGMGDAALGTVTAHLYSAAHPSAANKEFVAAYKKAFGQRPGFMAVGGYDGIRLIYEALKKTGGKTDGDALIEAMKGAKWESPRGPISIDPETRDIVQNIYIRKVEKVDGELYNVEFATFEAVKDSGKTKK from the coding sequence ATGTCTATTCGCAGTCAACTATTGCTGGCCGCAGGCTCGGTCGCCGCGATGCTGGCGCTTGCGCCGGCGCAGGCACAGGAGACCGTCAAGATCGGCCTGATCCTGCCGATGACCGGCGGCCAGGCGTCGACCGGCAAACAGATCGACAACGCGGTCAAGCTCTACATGCAGCAGAACGGCGATACCGTCGCCGGCAAGAAGATCGAGGTCATCCTCAAGGACGACGCGGCAGTTCCCGACAACACCAAGCGCCTGGCGCAGGAATTGATCGTCAACGACAAAGTCAATTTCATTGCTGGCTTCGGCGTGACGCCGGCGGCACTCGCGGCGGCGCCGCTGGCAACGCAGGCCAAGATCCCGGAAATCGTGATGGCGGCGGGCACCTCGATCATCACCGAGCGTTCGCCCTACATCGTGCGCACCTCGTTCACGCTGGCGCAGTCGTCCACCATCATCGGCGACTGGGCCGCGAAGAACGGCATCAAGAAGGTCGCAACGCTGACCTCCGACTATGCGCCGGGCAATGATGCCTTGAACTTCTTCAAGCAGAACTTCACCGCCGGGGGCGGCGAGATCGTGGAAGAGGTGAAGGTACCGCTGCAGAACCCTGATTTTGCTCCGTTCTTGCAACGCATGAAGGACTCCAAGCCCGACGCCGTATTCGTGTTCGTGCCGGCAGGACAGGGCGGCAACTTCATGAAGCAATATGCCGAGCGCGGGCTCGACAAGTCCGGCATCAAGGTGATCGGCCCCGGCGACGTGATGGACGACGATTTGCTCAACGGCATGGGCGACGCGGCGCTCGGCACGGTGACCGCGCATCTTTACTCCGCGGCGCATCCCTCGGCTGCCAATAAGGAATTCGTCGCCGCCTACAAGAAGGCGTTCGGCCAGCGCCCCGGCTTCATGGCGGTCGGCGGCTATGACGGCATCCGCCTGATCTATGAGGCGCTGAAGAAGACCGGCGGCAAGACCGACGGCGATGCGCTGATCGAAGCGATGAAGGGCGCAAAGTGGGAGAGCCCGCGCGGCCCGATCTCGATCGATCCGGAAACCCGCGACATCGTCCAGAACATCTACATCCGCAAGGTCGAGAAGGTCGACGGCGAACTCTATAACGTCGAATTCGCAACCTTCGAGGCCGTGAAGGATTCCGGCAAGACGAAGAAGTGA
- the purU gene encoding formyltetrahydrofolate deformylase: protein MPDHQFVLTLSCPDRPGIVSAVSTFLAHNGQNILDAQQFDDVETGKFFMRVVFTAADLAVELQALQTGFAAIAERFGMDWQMRDRANRRRVMLLVSKSDHCLVDILYRWRTGELEMIPTAIVSNHPRETYGSLDFGDIPFHYMPVTKETKREQEEAVWKFVQDTNTDLVVLARYMQILSDEMSARLSGRCINIHHSFLPGFKGARPYHQAHERGVKLIGATAHYVTRDLDEGPIIDQDVERISHRDTPEDLSRKGRDIERRVLARAMRHHLEDRVILNGRKTVVFMD from the coding sequence ATGCCCGATCATCAATTCGTCCTGACCCTGTCGTGCCCGGATCGCCCCGGAATCGTGTCCGCGGTGTCGACCTTTCTCGCCCATAACGGGCAGAACATCCTGGACGCCCAGCAGTTCGACGACGTCGAGACCGGGAAATTCTTCATGCGGGTGGTGTTCACCGCCGCCGACCTAGCCGTCGAACTGCAGGCGCTGCAGACCGGCTTTGCCGCGATCGCCGAGCGCTTCGGCATGGACTGGCAGATGCGCGACCGCGCCAACCGCCGCCGGGTGATGCTGCTGGTCTCCAAATCGGACCATTGCCTGGTCGATATTCTCTATCGCTGGCGCACCGGCGAGCTTGAGATGATCCCGACCGCGATCGTTTCCAACCATCCGCGCGAGACCTACGGCTCGCTCGATTTCGGCGACATTCCGTTCCACTACATGCCGGTGACAAAGGAAACCAAGCGCGAGCAGGAAGAGGCGGTGTGGAAATTCGTGCAGGACACAAATACCGATCTCGTCGTGCTGGCGCGCTACATGCAAATCCTGTCGGACGAGATGTCAGCCAGACTATCGGGGCGCTGCATCAACATCCACCACTCATTCCTGCCGGGCTTCAAGGGCGCGCGGCCCTATCACCAGGCCCATGAGCGCGGCGTCAAGCTGATCGGCGCCACCGCGCATTACGTCACGCGCGACCTCGACGAAGGCCCGATCATCGACCAGGACGTCGAGCGCATCAGCCACCGCGACACACCCGAAGATCTCTCGCGCAAGGGCCGCGACATTGAACGCCGCGTGCTGGCGCGCGCCATGCGCCATCACCTGGAGGATCGCGTGATCCTCAACGGCCGCAAGACCGTCGTGTTCATGGATTGA
- a CDS encoding uroporphyrinogen-III synthase, translating to MADRLNGYRILILETREEAQFSRLLTEQGADVLQCPMFTIHDAPDPAPVEAWIRRAIEKPLDDLVLMTGEGLRRLMKVVRRIDAEQAFVASLGKARKFARGPKPGKALREIGLEPEMTTEKPTSEGVAEMLSRLDLRGHRLGLQLYPDKDHSVLIGEIKAQGAEVDTVLPYAYDAQAADANIIAAIDEMAEGRVDAIALTNLGQIRRLMEVARAKGCEDRLRDGLDRTPIASVGPAVSDELKSHGLRTDIYPAEDAFFMRPLISAMAAALGKNPPRAAARG from the coding sequence ATGGCTGACAGATTGAACGGCTACCGCATCCTGATCCTGGAAACGCGCGAGGAGGCGCAGTTTTCCCGCCTGCTCACCGAGCAGGGCGCCGACGTGCTGCAATGTCCGATGTTCACCATCCACGACGCGCCGGACCCGGCGCCGGTCGAGGCCTGGATCAGGCGGGCCATCGAAAAGCCACTCGACGATTTGGTGCTGATGACCGGCGAAGGCCTGCGCCGGCTGATGAAGGTCGTGCGGCGCATCGATGCCGAACAGGCGTTCGTCGCCTCGCTCGGCAAGGCGCGCAAATTCGCCCGCGGGCCCAAGCCGGGCAAGGCGCTGCGCGAAATCGGGCTGGAGCCGGAGATGACGACGGAGAAGCCGACCTCCGAAGGCGTCGCCGAGATGCTGTCGCGGCTTGATCTCCGCGGCCACCGCCTCGGCCTGCAGCTCTACCCCGATAAGGATCACAGCGTCCTGATCGGCGAGATCAAGGCGCAAGGAGCTGAAGTCGATACCGTGCTACCCTATGCCTATGATGCGCAGGCCGCGGATGCCAACATCATCGCGGCGATCGACGAGATGGCGGAAGGCCGCGTCGATGCGATCGCGCTGACCAATCTCGGCCAGATCCGCCGCCTGATGGAAGTCGCACGGGCAAAAGGTTGCGAGGACCGGTTACGCGATGGGCTCGATCGCACCCCGATCGCTTCCGTCGGACCGGCGGTATCGGATGAACTCAAGTCTCACGGCCTGCGCACCGACATCTATCCGGCCGAGGATGCCTTCTTCATGCGGCCGCTGATCTCGGCGATGGCCGCGGCGCTCGGCAAGAACCCGCCGCGCGCGGCAGCGCGAGGCTGA
- a CDS encoding outer membrane protein yields the protein MRKLLLSTAGLLALCLGTPASAADMAVKAPPPAPLPVIYNWSGFYIGANGGWGQSRNCWDLVNVVVLGTFDEGCSSRSGGLAGGQIGYRWQANQWVFGVEAQGDWADLSHSRVSLFDPTLSLRTTTDGIGLFTGQIGYAWNAALLYIKGGAAVTSNRFTIRDDLFFVDLASASATRWGGVVGVGFEYGFAPNWSIGLEYDHLFMGDANNSFTGLPVFAASFANSRITQDVDMVTLRINYRFGGYAAPVAARY from the coding sequence ATGAGGAAACTGCTACTTAGTACTGCGGGTTTATTGGCACTCTGCCTGGGGACTCCCGCATCAGCCGCGGACATGGCCGTCAAGGCACCGCCGCCCGCTCCGCTGCCGGTAATCTACAATTGGAGCGGCTTCTATATCGGCGCCAATGGCGGTTGGGGTCAGAGCCGCAATTGTTGGGATTTAGTTAATGTGGTCGTGTTGGGCACCTTCGATGAGGGCTGCAGCTCGCGGTCCGGCGGCCTCGCCGGCGGCCAGATCGGTTATCGCTGGCAAGCCAATCAGTGGGTGTTTGGCGTGGAAGCCCAGGGCGATTGGGCGGATCTCAGCCACTCGCGCGTCAGCCTGTTCGATCCTACGCTCTCGCTTCGCACCACAACCGATGGCATCGGCCTCTTTACCGGCCAGATTGGCTACGCCTGGAATGCAGCGCTGCTCTACATAAAGGGCGGTGCGGCGGTGACGAGCAACCGCTTTACCATCCGCGATGACCTATTCTTTGTTGACCTGGCCTCGGCCAGCGCGACCCGCTGGGGCGGCGTCGTGGGTGTCGGATTTGAGTACGGCTTTGCACCGAACTGGTCGATCGGTCTTGAATACGACCACCTGTTCATGGGCGATGCTAATAATTCGTTCACGGGCCTCCCTGTGTTTGCCGCCTCCTTTGCCAACAGCCGGATCACCCAAGACGTGGATATGGTCACCTTGCGCATCAACTACCGCTTCGGCGGTTATGCTGCGCCGGTCGCGGCCCGTTACTGA